A window of Amaranthus tricolor cultivar Red isolate AtriRed21 chromosome 8, ASM2621246v1, whole genome shotgun sequence genomic DNA:
CAACTGCTCACACCTGTAGATAATTAAATGTCGAAGATTCCAGAACTTGTTTGCAGTACAACCATCCTCGATTTGTATAGTTTTCAAAGAACATAAGTTATATATTTGGAGGGCTTCcaaattcttcatattgatGGTGGATAACTGTAGCGGCTTTGTAATCATGTCACCAACATTATTGCACCAGTCAATCCTCAGGTACTTTGTACAATTCTGCAATTTCTCTGAATTCAGGAATATGTTGAGCATCTGTGAGGAATGCAGATAAATACTTATCTCGTTGATGTATCTCAAATTCTCTAAGGCTCTCAAAAACGTTTCAGAATAACACGGACCATAATTCATGTGAAATATACACAAATTTTCTAGATCATTAATTATATGATCAGTAGGATACTCCTTGAGATTCTCCATGTAATTTAGCAGCAAAACTCTTAGTCGACTCAAATTGCTTAAATCTGTTGTTAGAGTTCGTATATGTGTCCTCGAAAGATCAAGATACTCCAAGTACGACAGTTTTGAGATCTCTGGTAACTTTTTTAATTTAGAGTTACCTGACAAATCGAGAACTTTCAAAAAGGGTATAAGCTGAGGCAATCTCAAGGGGATTCCCTTCAAATAGGTACAATTCACAATCAAAGTAGAAAGCTGAACACACAAGTGAGTCAGTATGGGCTCCTCGACTGCTTTTCCCCTCACAAAAATCTTCTCGACTTCCTTAGTCCAGTTTTGGCTGTGGCTTCTTACATTAATCAACCCAGTGTTTTCAAGGACAACAAATTTTCTATTATGTTCATCACAGTCTGAAGCTATCCATAGAGCCATATCACGGATCACATCATGCATCTTCACTTTTAATGGTGATATACTTCCACTTTCCAACAAACAAGCAAGTTTCAGACTTTCAATGACATAAAAACCATGATTCCTGGCTTCTGATATCTCATCAAATCCCTTTAGATATCCCTCCCCAATCCAAAGATTAACTAACTTGATGGTCGAAATTTCATAATCCTCgggaaataatgaacaatatacaAAACATTGTTTGATGGTGGGATCAGGTAAATAGTCATAACTGAACTTAAGAACTGGTAGCACGTGCCCACCCATACCTGAGAATTTTGAAGGATATTTCCTCAACATTTGCAGGGCATGTGACCATTCATAAGGAGTTTTCCTACAACTCATAGCTCTTCCAATCGTGATGAGCGCTAGAGGCAAACCATCGCACTCCTTAGCAACCATTTCTGCAAGCCTTGGTATATCGTGATGGGAATTCAGCGCATTTTCGCCTACTTTCTCCTTAAATAGAGCCCATGATGTCTCCCATGAAAGGCATGTAACTTTTATTCTCAGATTTGCTTGCATAAGCCCACAAATTTCTTCTGATCGAGTCGTGAAAATTACTTTACCATGATTTTGATCATCTAACAAAGGGACCCCAACTTCTAAAAGATCTATCCTTTGCCACACATCATCCAACATCAGAATATACTGTTTATCTTTCAGGAATTCATAAATCAGTGCTGATTTTTCATCCACTGGCTTGTCTTTCCAAGAGTTAGGCGGTATATGCATTTTTGCAAGAATGACTGTCTGAATTGCTTCCACAGTTGCGTTTGTGGAAGCCACAATCCAAATTACAACATCAAAAACATGATCTGCTGCTCTACTAGGAATCTCGTTGTTGATTCTTTTCAAAATCGTTGTCTTTCCTACACCTCCCATCCCATACAAACCCATAACTTTTATGGAGTCAGTCTTCAGATTTTCCCAAACACTCTGTAAAACAGATTCAACGCCCACAGGGTTTTCCATTTGCATCATGTATAAACCGTCTGTCTCTGCAGTAGTTGAAGCGGGAAGGGGCTGCTCATTAGCAACCTCCTGAAATTTTGTGTTGGTTTTTATCAGATCCTCGACAATATGGAGTGTTTTCATCGCTTTCTTCCCAAGATTATAAGAAGATCGATATCCACAACTATGATCCGCGATCTGTTCATCTTCAAGAAGAATCTGAGTAACTTTATTTTCTGTTTGTTCCACCCTTGTGAGCCAAGCATGGACTTGTTCAGTCTGCTTCATTCCGTGCTGTTGTGCTACCtttatcttcatcttcacatCATTGCTGATGGCTTTTAATTCTTCCAATTTGGTCTTCAACGAAGTCATGGTTTCTGCCCTGCGAGTTATGTACGCTGCTCGACTTGACGTGCAATTCCACAGTCGAGTAGCAACATCTAAAATTGGGCTGGCAAGCTCCATACCCTTTGTTTGTGCTTCTAGCTAAGCTAGCTGGTTCAGGTAGTATAAGCAGTAGATAACAAACTATAGAGATTAAATTATACACCAAGCTAAGGTTGAAACTGTTATCTGAGATACCCATCTTAAGAGGGGACTGTGCTGCATTTTCTTGGAACATTGCAAGTTTGGCCGGTGGAAATAATTATCGATTGATTCTTGACTGAGTGTAAAGTGTCAATTACTCCAATAAACTTTTATCTGTAGATTACGAATTACGGCAATTAggaattcatttcaaatgttGAATTGGTCCAAAAATTATGTTtgacaattctttttgaattatGAAAT
This region includes:
- the LOC130820515 gene encoding probable disease resistance protein At1g61300; the encoded protein is MELASPILDVATRLWNCTSSRAAYITRRAETMTSLKTKLEELKAISNDVKMKIKVAQQHGMKQTEQVHAWLTRVEQTENKVTQILLEDEQIADHSCGYRSSYNLGKKAMKTLHIVEDLIKTNTKFQEVANEQPLPASTTAETDGLYMMQMENPVGVESVLQSVWENLKTDSIKVMGLYGMGGVGKTTILKRINNEIPSRAADHVFDVVIWIVASTNATVEAIQTVILAKMHIPPNSWKDKPVDEKSALIYEFLKDKQYILMLDDVWQRIDLLEVGVPLLDDQNHGKVIFTTRSEEICGLMQANLRIKVTCLSWETSWALFKEKVGENALNSHHDIPRLAEMVAKECDGLPLALITIGRAMSCRKTPYEWSHALQMLRKYPSKFSGMGGHVLPVLKFSYDYLPDPTIKQCFVYCSLFPEDYEISTIKLVNLWIGEGYLKGFDEISEARNHGFYVIESLKLACLLESGSISPLKVKMHDVIRDMALWIASDCDEHNRKFVVLENTGLINVRSHSQNWTKEVEKIFVRGKAVEEPILTHLCVQLSTLIVNCTYLKGIPLRLPQLIPFLKVLDLSGNSKLKKLPEISKLSYLEYLDLSRTHIRTLTTDLSNLSRLRVLLLNYMENLKEYPTDHIINDLENLCIFHMNYGPCYSETFLRALENLRYINEISIYLHSSQMLNIFLNSEKLQNCTKYLRIDWCNNVGDMITKPLQLSTINMKNLEALQIYNLCSLKTIQIEDGCTANKFWNLRHLIIYRCEQLEDLNCLVYASSLENLWVRKCCALKKIISLVKKDVFPGLKRICLDNLGNLEFICAEPQSFPILERMYIHDCQKLQELPFADIPIKSSLEFIKGRQNWWDSLSWRHLDLKLHFGQYFQTWERFMIYETTRGLELIDSVEWPKSSNPSSSNLLESEKLQVLRSSMDIWEE